One stretch of Periplaneta americana isolate PAMFEO1 chromosome 1, P.americana_PAMFEO1_priV1, whole genome shotgun sequence DNA includes these proteins:
- the LOC138708197 gene encoding chorion class B protein B.L1-like, with protein sequence MNGQLACALLVAVLSQASASGFGPFLGGYGLGGYGLGLGLKGYGWGHGLGHGLGYGGFGLGYGGLGLGYGGLGLGYGGFGLGYGGLGLGYGGLGLGYGGFGLGYKGFGLGYGGYGLGLGLKGYGLGYGLGLGYGGYGLGYGLGLGLKGYGLGLGYGLGYGLGHGYGLGLGYGGYGLGLGYGGYGLGLGYGGYGLGYGGFGHGYPGVGVTKVKSVSVGYPAIGYGYGGYGLGYGGYGLGYGGYGLGFGGYGLGYGLGHGLGLGYGWK encoded by the coding sequence GATTTGGACCATTCCTCGGTGGATATGGACTTGGAGGATATGGACTTGGTTTAGGACTTAAAGGATATGGATGGGGACATGGACTAGGCCATGGACTTGGATATGGAGGATTTGGACTAGGATACGGAGGACTTGGACTAGGGTATGGAGGACTTGGACTAGGATATGGAGGATTTGGACTAGGGTACGGAGGACTTGGACTGGGGTATGGAGGACTTGGACTAGGATATGGAGGATTTGGACTAGGATATAAAGGCTTTGGCCTGGGATATGGAGGTTATGGACTTGGTCTAGGACTTAAAGGCTACGGGCTTGGTTATGGACTTGGTCTCGGATATGGAGGATATGGACTCGGTTATGGACTTGGTCTAGGACTTAAAGGTTATGGACTTGGTCTTGGATATGGACTCGGTTATGGACTGGGTCATGGTTATGGACTTGGTCTAGGCTATGGAGGTTACGGACTAGGACTTGGTTATGGGGGTTACGGACTTGGACTAGGTTACGGAGGATATGGACTCGGCTACGGAGGTTTTGGACACGGATACCCTGGAGTCGGAGTGACTAAGGTGAAatcagtttctgtcggataccCAGCTATTGGATACGGCTACGGCGGATACGGTCTCGGGTACGGCGGATATGGACTCGGCTACGGCGGATATGGACTGGGCTTCGGCGGATACGGGCTTGGATATGGCCTAGGTCATGGACTTGGACTTGGATATGGATGGAAGTAA